The following are encoded in a window of Peromyscus leucopus breed LL Stock chromosome X, UCI_PerLeu_2.1, whole genome shotgun sequence genomic DNA:
- the LOC114710162 gene encoding olfactory receptor 10A4-like, translated as MTQISEIVLLGFGDLHGLQFLLFGIFLTIYVTTLMGNLVILTVVSADCSLHTPMYFFLGHFSFLEIGYTTTIEPIMLRTLLMARVPISLLACACQFYFFASLVATECFFLAVMSYDRYIAICNPLHYSSIMDFWGCFQLAVASWLAGFLAPILLMIFIFRLTFCSANEIDHFFCDLKPIMKLACTNTQVAEMTSFICTSLFALAPFLLTLASYIHIICTILRIPSTTGKQRAFSTCSSHLTVVSLYYGTLGIVYGFPSVPQYEGVLKLLSLLYTVFTPAVNPIIYTLRNKDVKIALRKLVQ; from the coding sequence ATGACTCAAATTTCAGAAATTGTCCTTTTGGGTTTTGGGGATCTCCATGgccttcagtttcttctttttggaATATTTCTGACCATTTATGTGACGACTCTTATGGGTAACTTGGTAATTCTCACTGTGGTATCAGCTGATTGCTCTCTTCACACACCCATGTATTTCTTTCTTGGTCACTTCTCCTTTCTAGAGATTGGCTACACCACAACCATTGAGCCCATCATGCTGAGGACATTGTTAATGGCTCGTGTCCCTATCTCCTTACTTGCCTGTGCttgtcaattttatttctttgcttcccTGGTGGCAACAGAATGCTTCTTCCTTGCTGTAATGTCTTATGATAGATACATAGCCATCTGTAATCCATTACACTACTCCAGTATCATGGACTTCTGGGGTTGCTTCCAGCTAGCAGTGGCGTCTTGGTTGGCTGGATTTCTGGCACCTATCCTGCTCATGATCTTCATTTTTCGTTTAACATTTTGTTCTGCCAATGAGATTGACCACTTCTTCTGTGATTTGAAGCCCATCATGAAATTGGCCTGCACTAATACTCAAGTAGCTGAAATGACTTCTTTTATATGCACCTCTTTATTTGCCCTTGCTCCCTTTCTACTGACATTGGCTTCCTATATTCACATCATTTGCACCATTCTAAGGATTCCTTCTACCACAGGGAAACAGAGGGCTTTCTCCACCTGTTCATCTCACCTAACAGTGGTTAGTCTCTATTATGGGACTTTGGGCATTGTTTATGGCTTCCCGTCAGTGCCGCAGTATGAAGGTGTATTGAAGTTGCTCTCCCTTCTGTACACAGTGTTTACTCCTGCTGTTAACCCTATCATTTACACCTTGAGGAACAAGGATGTGAAGATAGCTCTGAGAAAATTGGTACAATGA